A portion of the Blastochloris tepida genome contains these proteins:
- the tnpC gene encoding IS66 family transposase, which produces MDADGDAAAELAALKEALAAERAKTLEVAADLAVARAKASEDQALIAYQKLQIAKLERQIYGQRSERAARLIEQLALAFEELEAGATEDERAAEQAAAQTTTVRGFTRKRAERQTFPEHLPRERVVIDPPAACACCGGTRLRKIGEDVTRTLEVIPRQWKVIETVRERFSCRDCETVSQAPAPFHSIPRGWAGPSLLAMIMVDKFGQHQPLNRQAERYALEGVPIALSTMADAVGAVCSELAPLLRRLEAHVMAAERLHADDTTVPVLAKGKTDTGRCWVYVRDDRPFGGTDPPAAMFYYSRDRRGEHPQGHLAGYAGILQADAYDGYAPLYLVGRAPGPIREAACWAHARRPFFAMADIEGTARRRAAGRTDAVLSPIAIEMVRRIDELFEIERSITGTSAQQRLAVRQERSRPLVEDLHRHMREELAKLARGHDLAKAFNYILKRWASFTLFLEDGRVCLSNNAAERGLRGIALGRKSWLFCGSDRGGHRAAAMYSLIVTAKMNGIDPQAWLADVLARLPSHPAHRLDDLLPWNWAPRPSALSARAA; this is translated from the coding sequence ATGGACGCCGATGGTGATGCTGCCGCCGAACTCGCCGCGCTGAAGGAGGCGTTGGCGGCTGAGCGCGCAAAGACGCTGGAGGTCGCCGCAGACCTTGCGGTGGCGCGCGCCAAGGCCTCGGAAGATCAGGCGCTGATCGCCTATCAGAAGCTGCAGATCGCCAAGCTCGAGCGGCAGATTTACGGCCAGCGGTCGGAACGTGCGGCACGGCTGATCGAGCAGCTGGCGCTGGCGTTCGAGGAGCTCGAAGCGGGCGCGACCGAGGACGAACGCGCGGCCGAACAGGCCGCCGCCCAGACGACGACCGTGCGGGGCTTTACCCGCAAGCGCGCCGAGCGCCAGACCTTCCCCGAGCATCTGCCGCGGGAGCGCGTGGTGATCGATCCCCCGGCGGCCTGCGCGTGCTGTGGCGGCACGCGGCTGCGCAAGATCGGCGAGGACGTGACGCGGACGCTGGAGGTGATCCCGCGCCAGTGGAAGGTGATCGAGACGGTGCGGGAGAGGTTCAGCTGCCGCGACTGCGAGACGGTCTCCCAGGCGCCGGCGCCGTTCCATAGCATCCCGCGGGGCTGGGCCGGTCCCAGCCTGCTGGCCATGATCATGGTCGACAAGTTCGGCCAGCATCAGCCGCTGAACCGGCAGGCCGAGCGTTACGCGCTGGAGGGCGTGCCGATCGCGCTGTCGACGATGGCGGACGCCGTGGGGGCGGTCTGCAGCGAGCTCGCTCCGCTGCTCCGCCGCCTGGAGGCTCATGTGATGGCGGCAGAGCGGCTGCACGCGGATGACACGACCGTGCCGGTGCTGGCCAAGGGCAAGACCGACACCGGGCGCTGCTGGGTCTATGTCCGCGACGACCGGCCCTTCGGCGGCACCGATCCTCCGGCGGCGATGTTCTACTATTCGCGCGACCGCCGGGGCGAGCACCCCCAGGGGCATCTCGCCGGCTACGCGGGCATCCTGCAGGCCGACGCCTATGACGGCTACGCCCCGCTCTACCTGGTCGGACGCGCCCCTGGGCCGATCCGGGAGGCGGCCTGTTGGGCCCACGCGCGGCGGCCGTTCTTCGCCATGGCCGACATCGAGGGGACGGCGCGGCGCCGGGCCGCCGGCAGGACGGACGCCGTGCTCTCGCCGATCGCCATCGAGATGGTGCGCCGGATCGACGAGCTGTTCGAGATCGAGCGGTCGATCACCGGCACCAGCGCGCAGCAGCGCCTCGCCGTTCGCCAGGAGCGAAGCCGCCCCCTGGTCGAGGATCTTCATCGCCACATGCGCGAGGAGCTTGCCAAGCTCGCGCGCGGGCACGACCTCGCCAAGGCGTTCAATTACATCCTGAAGCGCTGGGCGAGCTTCACGCTGTTCCTCGAGGATGGGCGGGTTTGCCTGTCGAACAACGCCGCCGAACGCGGGCTTCGCGGCATCGCTCTTGGTCGCAAGTCGTGGCTGTTCTGCGGGTCCGATCGGGGCGGGCACCGCGCCGCCGCCATGTACAGCCTGATTGTCACGGCCAAGATGAACGGCATCGATCCGCAGGCCTGGCTGGCCGACGTCCTGGCGCGCCTGCCAAGCCACCCGGCGCATAGGCTCGATGACCTCCTGCCCTGGAATTGGGCGCCACGGCCCTCGGCACTCTCCGCTCGGGCGGCGTGA
- the tnpB gene encoding IS66 family insertion sequence element accessory protein TnpB (TnpB, as the term is used for proteins encoded by IS66 family insertion elements, is considered an accessory protein, since TnpC, encoded by a neighboring gene, is a DDE family transposase.) has product MIPVPAGVRIWIATGHTDMRKGMQGLALLVQEGLGRDPFGGDVFVFRGRAGTLIKALWHDGIGLSLYAKRLDRGRFVWPATVDGAVALTAAQMSYLLEAIDWRNPQHTWRPQSAG; this is encoded by the coding sequence ATGATCCCGGTTCCGGCGGGCGTGCGGATCTGGATCGCGACCGGACATACGGACATGCGCAAGGGCATGCAGGGCCTGGCGCTGCTGGTGCAGGAAGGGCTCGGCCGCGACCCGTTCGGCGGCGACGTCTTCGTGTTCCGGGGCCGCGCCGGGACCTTGATCAAGGCGTTGTGGCACGACGGCATCGGCTTGTCGCTCTACGCCAAGCGGCTCGACCGCGGGCGCTTCGTGTGGCCGGCCACGGTCGACGGCGCGGTGGCGCTGACGGCGGCGCAAATGAGTTATCTGCTCGAGGCGATCGACTGGCGCAATCCCCAGCACACATGGCGGCCGCAGAGCGCGGGCTGA
- the tnpA gene encoding IS66-like element accessory protein TnpA — protein MSQMTVLTGPERRRRWSGEERREIVAAAFAPEAIVADVARRYGVSTSLIYKWRHEVGDGTSGVGFARAIVVEAGGTAAATREDGAAIVVELAGGVRVEIGASAPAALVTATLKALR, from the coding sequence ATGAGCCAGATGACGGTGCTGACGGGGCCGGAGCGGCGCCGGCGGTGGAGCGGCGAGGAACGGCGGGAGATCGTGGCGGCGGCGTTTGCGCCGGAGGCGATCGTGGCGGACGTGGCACGGCGCTACGGGGTATCGACCAGCCTGATCTACAAATGGCGGCACGAGGTTGGCGACGGGACGAGCGGGGTTGGGTTCGCCCGCGCGATCGTCGTGGAGGCCGGTGGGACGGCCGCGGCCACGAGGGAAGACGGCGCCGCGATCGTCGTGGAATTGGCCGGCGGCGTGCGGGTTGAGATCGGCGCGTCTGCGCCGGCGGCGTTGGTGACGGCAACCCTCAAGGCGCTGCGATGA
- a CDS encoding GH39 family glycosyl hydrolase, translating to MNTRASIVFCLSLLPVPAVAQSPIPSHYFGMHHNYALEWPTFHVGSRRSVVGPNWGGINPAEGTYNWQKLDNLLSALETRNADLLFNLGIYMPNWASSQPGLYCPDGNYGTCYPPKDMQTWETWVSAIVAHVREGLAPGAPGRIKYWELWNEPNDLGWWKGDMATMVDLARRAYRIIKAADPSAKIVTPGVYSAPWGGSYDGAKWTIDFLSACSTGDPCADIVAFHAYPSYDFSFGDAGALIAQGVIDPQAFPLMAEQSIIDPQKYKNIAATFGLEAVWNTEGGLGVWTNIPNATIYDVANPQTVKNWDLMAQYAVKATMLMQAGGVGRSYWYAYDNRLTGLLWQWSDDLQGTALNPAGVAYGLMAAHFNGATPVSPVARQETANAIRNPTASGAVVGQPGTMPTHWSVYKTDPGVNTAVVEVGTGYVDIRVWGTPSYNGLTYVLFEEAGVIASSLGKQWFGSFNQRLVGGSLDNVQVHVGVYEFSPGGPLTYSGAQTVPPTTLDHTLQRNLFMTPTRYPATASLVPVVAFQQVAGQAFDITLRLSSPHFDDGTRWIGTYSKPDNSSLILAWDSSGATSTLTVDPAYTQYQDLAGAFHPVSGNSVPLTLSPVFIIAGAP from the coding sequence ATGAATACGCGTGCATCGATTGTGTTCTGTCTATCTCTCTTGCCTGTTCCGGCGGTGGCCCAATCGCCGATTCCTTCCCACTATTTTGGTATGCATCACAACTATGCCCTGGAGTGGCCGACTTTCCATGTCGGTTCGCGGCGTAGTGTCGTTGGCCCAAATTGGGGAGGTATCAATCCGGCGGAGGGCACGTACAATTGGCAGAAGCTCGACAACTTGTTGTCCGCTCTTGAAACCCGCAATGCCGATCTATTGTTCAATCTCGGCATCTATATGCCGAATTGGGCGTCGAGCCAGCCGGGATTGTATTGTCCGGACGGGAATTATGGAACCTGTTACCCGCCGAAGGACATGCAGACCTGGGAGACTTGGGTCAGCGCGATTGTTGCACACGTCCGTGAGGGGCTCGCGCCGGGAGCGCCGGGGCGGATCAAATATTGGGAGCTTTGGAACGAGCCCAATGACCTGGGTTGGTGGAAGGGCGACATGGCGACCATGGTCGATCTCGCCCGCCGCGCCTACCGCATCATCAAGGCGGCGGACCCCAGCGCCAAGATCGTCACGCCCGGGGTCTATTCGGCGCCTTGGGGAGGCTCCTATGACGGTGCCAAGTGGACGATCGACTTTCTGTCTGCTTGCAGCACTGGCGATCCCTGCGCCGATATTGTCGCCTTTCATGCCTATCCAAGCTATGATTTTTCATTTGGCGATGCTGGGGCACTGATTGCGCAGGGTGTGATCGACCCGCAGGCTTTTCCGCTAATGGCGGAGCAGAGCATAATCGATCCCCAGAAGTACAAGAATATTGCCGCCACTTTCGGGCTCGAAGCGGTGTGGAACACCGAAGGCGGACTCGGTGTTTGGACCAACATACCAAACGCGACAATTTACGATGTGGCTAATCCCCAGACCGTCAAGAACTGGGATCTCATGGCCCAGTACGCGGTCAAAGCGACGATGCTGATGCAGGCTGGGGGAGTCGGGCGGTCCTATTGGTACGCCTATGACAATCGGCTCACCGGTTTGTTGTGGCAGTGGTCGGACGATCTGCAAGGAACCGCCCTCAACCCGGCTGGTGTCGCTTATGGTCTGATGGCCGCACATTTCAATGGTGCCACGCCGGTTTCGCCGGTGGCGCGGCAGGAAACGGCCAATGCCATCCGCAATCCCACGGCTTCGGGCGCCGTCGTCGGGCAGCCCGGCACGATGCCCACGCACTGGTCCGTCTACAAGACCGATCCCGGTGTCAACACGGCCGTGGTCGAGGTCGGGACGGGATACGTCGATATCCGGGTGTGGGGGACGCCCAGCTACAATGGCCTGACCTATGTTCTGTTCGAGGAAGCGGGCGTCATTGCCTCCAGCCTCGGCAAGCAGTGGTTCGGCAGCTTCAACCAGCGTCTGGTCGGCGGGTCGCTCGACAATGTCCAGGTCCATGTCGGCGTCTATGAGTTTTCTCCCGGCGGACCGCTGACCTATTCCGGTGCCCAGACCGTTCCGCCGACGACGCTCGACCACACTCTGCAGCGCAACCTCTTCATGACGCCCACGCGATACCCGGCGACGGCCTCTCTCGTGCCGGTCGTGGCGTTTCAGCAGGTCGCGGGTCAGGCCTTCGACATCACGTTGCGGCTGAGTTCGCCGCATTTCGACGATGGCACCCGGTGGATCGGCACCTACAGCAAGCCGGACAACTCGTCGCTCATCCTGGCCTGGGACAGCAGCGGTGCAACCTCGACGCTGACGGTCGATCCTGCCTACACCCAGTATCAGGATCTGGCCGGAGCGTTCCATCCGGTGTCCGGCAACAGCGTTCCGCTCACCCTGTCGCCGGTATTCATCATTGCGGGGGCGCCATGA
- a CDS encoding GH39 family glycosyl hydrolase: MTLRWMTLRWTTLRWTVPLLFAWACVPAAAQAPTPPAPTPPAPSPQSSISLAPIPRAFFGMHNQGHSKEWPDLPVGSHRGNPGPNWIALNPSKGVFDWRGLEERLARLQAHDADLLLNLGLYMPRWASSRPDVFCPDGNYGTCYPPRDMADWEAWVSAVVRQAAGRVKYWEIWNEPNDNGFWRGDMATMVDLARRAYRIIKAADPSAKILTPGVYSGPWGNENDGVEWTIDFLSRCSTGDPCADIVAYHAYPFHWFSLGDYKTLMAGGVVDPQRYELLGEQTIIDIQKYWNIAATFGLEGVWNTEGGLAVWSVKGTSREDVLDQSTPKNWELTGQFAVKATMLMQAGGVGRSYWYSYDNRGHGMLWQWSDDGQGTGLNPAGLTYRLMATQFIGATPVSPVARQETANRIRNPEALGAVSGTPGVPPDGWSLIAPDAGRGVNTSIAAGPGYIDIRVWGTPAAGANGMTRLEFEAAGAIRSGLDRQWFGSFHQSLIAGSYQHVTVHAGVVEYAEDGRTLGHGGAQTVPATALDHRRQRNLLMTRTRFAGCASVTPGLAFLYEPGKPFDITLRLSAPRLDDGTQWTGTYTKADGTALMLAWDSSSAGSTLAVDPRFTRYQDLAGTFHPIAGNRVALTVAPVLIVE, translated from the coding sequence ATGACGTTGCGCTGGATGACGCTTCGCTGGACGACGCTTCGCTGGACCGTTCCGCTTCTCTTCGCCTGGGCGTGCGTGCCGGCGGCGGCGCAAGCGCCGACCCCGCCTGCGCCGACCCCACCTGCGCCGAGCCCGCAGTCGTCGATCTCCCTGGCGCCGATCCCGCGTGCGTTCTTCGGCATGCACAACCAGGGCCATTCGAAGGAGTGGCCGGACCTGCCGGTCGGCTCCCATCGCGGCAATCCGGGGCCGAACTGGATCGCGCTCAATCCAAGCAAGGGGGTGTTCGACTGGCGGGGGCTGGAGGAGCGGCTGGCCCGCCTCCAGGCGCATGACGCCGATCTGCTGCTCAATCTCGGCCTCTATATGCCGCGCTGGGCCTCCAGCCGGCCGGACGTGTTCTGCCCGGACGGGAATTACGGCACCTGCTACCCGCCGCGCGACATGGCCGACTGGGAGGCCTGGGTCTCCGCCGTCGTGCGGCAGGCGGCCGGCCGGGTGAAATACTGGGAGATCTGGAACGAGCCGAACGATAACGGCTTCTGGCGCGGCGACATGGCGACCATGGTCGATCTCGCCCGCCGCGCCTACCGCATCATCAAGGCGGCGGACCCCAGCGCCAAGATTCTCACCCCCGGCGTCTATTCCGGGCCGTGGGGCAACGAGAACGATGGCGTGGAGTGGACGATCGACTTCCTCTCCCGCTGCAGCACCGGCGATCCCTGCGCCGACATCGTCGCCTACCACGCCTATCCGTTCCATTGGTTCTCGCTCGGCGACTACAAGACCCTGATGGCGGGCGGGGTGGTCGATCCGCAGCGCTACGAGCTGCTCGGCGAGCAGACGATCATCGACATCCAGAAATACTGGAACATCGCCGCCACCTTCGGCCTCGAAGGGGTGTGGAACACCGAGGGCGGGCTTGCGGTGTGGTCGGTGAAGGGCACCTCCCGCGAGGATGTTCTGGACCAGTCCACGCCCAAGAACTGGGAGCTGACGGGGCAGTTTGCGGTGAAGGCCACCATGCTGATGCAGGCCGGCGGGGTCGGGCGGTCCTACTGGTACTCCTACGACAACCGGGGGCACGGCATGCTGTGGCAATGGTCGGATGACGGGCAGGGAACCGGCCTCAATCCGGCCGGCCTCACCTACAGGCTGATGGCGACGCAGTTCATCGGCGCGACGCCGGTCTCACCGGTGGCGCGGCAGGAGACCGCCAACCGCATCCGCAATCCCGAAGCCCTGGGCGCCGTCTCCGGCACGCCGGGCGTGCCGCCCGACGGCTGGTCGCTGATCGCGCCCGATGCCGGCAGGGGCGTCAACACCAGCATCGCCGCTGGGCCGGGCTATATCGACATAAGGGTGTGGGGCACGCCGGCCGCCGGCGCCAACGGCATGACGCGGCTGGAGTTCGAAGCGGCCGGCGCCATCCGCTCCGGCCTGGACAGGCAGTGGTTCGGCAGCTTCCACCAGAGCCTGATCGCCGGCTCCTACCAACACGTGACGGTGCATGCCGGCGTGGTCGAATATGCCGAGGACGGCCGCACGCTCGGCCATGGCGGCGCGCAGACCGTGCCGGCCACGGCGCTGGATCATCGCCGGCAGCGCAACCTGCTGATGACGCGGACGCGGTTCGCCGGCTGCGCCTCGGTGACGCCGGGCCTCGCCTTCCTCTACGAGCCGGGAAAGCCGTTCGACATCACGCTGCGCCTTAGCGCGCCGCGCCTCGACGACGGCACGCAGTGGACGGGCACCTACACCAAGGCGGACGGCACCGCGCTGATGCTGGCCTGGGATTCGAGCTCCGCCGGCTCGACGCTCGCGGTCGATCCCCGGTTCACCCGCTACCAGGATCTCGCCGGCACGTTCCACCCGATCGCCGGCAACCGCGTGGCCCTGACGGTGGCGCCGGTCCTGATCGTCGAGTGA
- a CDS encoding GNAT family N-acetyltransferase: MHIDVIDSGSALVELRESWNEVYAADPEAHFFLSHGWLINWLDAARSPWFVLAARPSADHPRHVAYLPLRFTNKKDKDGTVRRQFTMAGSRLSDYTGFLCRPEYEELAIPAFAHHLKALDWATFQLENIRNAPRRLELFTACFESDVYASKHIEHIDRVDGTNHNLCPLTELPDTWDAFLATRLSANTRQKLRRFLRVVESPDSGFRFTLPDEATIDRDLDVFLKFWDTRWRPRKGAKTDDIVAMNRNMLRRCFNEGTLFLPMLWQGERPLGGLASFLDPVKRAVLFYMAARDESFDNPPPGLMLHAFSIRRLIAEGFRIYDFLRGNEPYKYSFGAVDHHVVHIALSRQSLDERTRAAEFSAMFKTATGHHQQGRLVEAESGYRAILDANPRHVGALYGLGQMLAARGDHGTAEQLFSVLVSVDKSSAKGWLRLAAALQAREKFQAAADAYREAIQHRPDLVEAHNGLGNVLVRLGQREDAIVAFETALRLKPDFLEAEVSLGNILESLERLTPISRAQFARANLALAERRRLAGATGPAAALYRRAIAFDPASAAAHHGLGLALQTLGETRQAGQCYRRVLELDPTHAEARTLLAIVDPGRGKRFKPRPQVGAVREPSPPWAVPPSETGAPRLN, translated from the coding sequence ATGCATATCGACGTCATCGACAGCGGATCGGCCCTGGTGGAGCTGCGGGAATCGTGGAACGAGGTCTATGCGGCCGATCCGGAGGCGCATTTCTTCCTCTCCCACGGCTGGCTGATCAACTGGCTCGATGCCGCCCGCAGCCCGTGGTTCGTCCTCGCCGCCCGGCCGAGCGCGGATCATCCGCGCCACGTCGCCTATCTGCCGCTGCGCTTCACCAACAAGAAGGACAAGGACGGCACGGTGCGGCGCCAGTTCACCATGGCCGGCAGCCGGCTGTCGGACTACACCGGCTTCCTGTGCCGGCCCGAATATGAGGAGCTTGCCATCCCGGCGTTCGCCCATCACCTGAAGGCGCTCGACTGGGCCACATTCCAATTGGAGAACATCCGCAACGCGCCGCGCCGGCTGGAGCTGTTCACCGCGTGCTTCGAGAGCGACGTCTACGCCTCCAAGCACATAGAGCATATCGACCGCGTCGACGGCACCAACCACAATCTCTGCCCGCTGACCGAACTTCCCGACACCTGGGACGCGTTCCTCGCCACCAGGCTCAGCGCCAACACGCGCCAGAAGCTGCGGCGCTTCCTGCGCGTCGTCGAGAGTCCCGACTCGGGCTTCCGCTTCACCTTGCCGGACGAAGCGACCATCGACCGCGACCTCGACGTGTTCCTGAAATTCTGGGACACGCGCTGGCGCCCCCGCAAGGGCGCCAAGACCGACGACATCGTCGCCATGAACCGCAACATGCTGAGGCGCTGCTTCAATGAGGGGACGCTGTTCCTGCCCATGCTGTGGCAGGGCGAGCGGCCGCTCGGCGGGCTGGCGAGCTTCCTCGATCCGGTCAAGCGCGCGGTGCTGTTCTACATGGCCGCGCGCGACGAGTCGTTCGACAATCCGCCGCCCGGCCTGATGCTGCACGCCTTCAGCATCCGCCGCCTCATCGCCGAAGGCTTCCGGATCTATGATTTCCTGCGCGGCAACGAGCCCTACAAATATTCGTTCGGCGCCGTGGACCACCACGTCGTCCACATCGCGCTGAGCCGGCAGAGCCTGGACGAGCGGACCCGCGCCGCCGAGTTCTCCGCGATGTTCAAGACGGCAACCGGCCATCATCAGCAGGGCCGTCTGGTCGAGGCCGAGAGCGGATACCGCGCCATCCTCGATGCCAATCCGCGCCATGTCGGCGCGCTCTATGGGCTGGGGCAGATGCTGGCCGCGCGCGGCGACCATGGCACCGCCGAGCAGCTGTTCAGCGTCCTGGTGTCGGTCGACAAGAGCTCGGCCAAGGGCTGGCTTCGTCTGGCCGCGGCCCTGCAGGCGCGCGAGAAGTTCCAGGCGGCGGCCGACGCCTATCGCGAGGCGATCCAGCACCGGCCCGATCTGGTCGAGGCCCACAACGGCCTGGGAAATGTGCTGGTGCGCCTCGGCCAGCGCGAGGACGCCATCGTCGCGTTCGAGACCGCGCTGCGCCTGAAGCCGGATTTCCTGGAAGCCGAGGTCAGCCTCGGCAACATCCTGGAGTCGCTGGAGCGCCTGACGCCGATCAGCCGGGCCCAGTTCGCGCGCGCCAATCTCGCCCTCGCCGAGCGCCGGCGTCTGGCCGGCGCCACCGGGCCCGCCGCCGCGCTCTATCGCCGGGCCATCGCCTTCGATCCAGCATCGGCCGCGGCCCATCACGGTCTCGGCCTCGCGCTGCAGACGCTGGGCGAGACGCGGCAGGCCGGGCAGTGCTACCGGCGGGTGCTCGAGCTCGACCCCACCCATGCCGAGGCGCGCACGCTGCTGGCGATCGTCGATCCCGGCCGCGGCAAGCGCTTCAAGCCGCGGCCGCAGGTCGGCGCGGTGCGGGAGCCCTCCCCGCCCTGGGCCGTGCCGCCGTCCGAGACCGGCGCACCACGGCTGAACTGA
- a CDS encoding HlyD family type I secretion periplasmic adaptor subunit, whose protein sequence is MGFSGLLLGVLGFGLWGGTAPIAGAVVSNGAFVATGQNRIVQHLEGGVISKIYVNEGDMVKPGQTLVLLDDTTPKAELRRLELRQAHLVATIARLQAASEERETYVEPEELTRVTDDPDILKIRGTQRLLFEAHRKSMDSEIAALKDGINALQERIDGTNTQRKYVKAQLLLIEEELAGKQKLLESGFIRKPEYLAIARAKANLEGEIGRLTGEIGDARERISRSQEQIQGIRSNFIKTAVDQMHQSNAELYDVRERLRAAHRVLERIAVTAPVRGVVVKKRYHTVGGVIEPGKNILEIVPLDEELVIEVRVRPQDIDHVKLGQPASVRLTSLNRRTTPMVAGEVVYVSADAVQDETRGHTPLSTADVYVVRVRLDAVEAAAIEGFSPTPGMPAEVFIKTAERTFFEYLMRPIHDSLQRAFRES, encoded by the coding sequence TTGGGTTTCAGCGGATTACTTCTCGGCGTTCTCGGTTTCGGCCTGTGGGGCGGAACCGCGCCGATCGCCGGCGCCGTGGTGTCGAACGGCGCCTTCGTCGCCACCGGACAGAACCGGATCGTGCAGCACCTCGAAGGCGGCGTGATCAGCAAGATCTATGTCAATGAAGGCGATATGGTCAAACCGGGCCAGACTCTCGTCCTGCTCGACGACACCACGCCGAAGGCGGAGCTGCGCCGCCTCGAATTGCGGCAGGCGCATCTGGTCGCGACGATCGCCCGCCTGCAGGCCGCGAGCGAGGAGCGCGAGACCTATGTCGAGCCCGAGGAGCTGACCCGGGTCACCGACGACCCCGACATCCTGAAGATCCGCGGAACGCAGCGGCTGCTGTTCGAGGCGCACCGCAAGAGCATGGACAGCGAGATCGCCGCGCTCAAGGACGGCATCAATGCGCTGCAGGAGCGCATCGACGGCACCAACACGCAGCGCAAATATGTGAAGGCGCAGCTCCTGCTCATCGAGGAGGAACTCGCCGGCAAGCAGAAGCTGCTGGAATCGGGGTTCATCCGCAAGCCGGAATATCTGGCCATCGCCCGCGCCAAGGCCAATCTCGAAGGCGAGATCGGGCGGCTGACCGGCGAGATCGGCGACGCCCGCGAGCGCATCTCGCGCTCGCAGGAGCAGATCCAGGGCATCCGCAGCAACTTCATCAAGACGGCCGTCGACCAGATGCACCAGTCGAATGCCGAGCTCTATGACGTGCGCGAGCGCCTGCGCGCCGCCCACCGCGTGCTGGAGCGCATCGCCGTCACCGCGCCGGTGCGCGGCGTCGTGGTGAAGAAGCGCTACCACACCGTCGGCGGCGTCATCGAGCCCGGCAAGAACATCCTGGAGATCGTGCCGCTCGACGAAGAGCTGGTCATCGAGGTGCGGGTGCGGCCGCAGGACATCGACCACGTCAAGCTCGGCCAGCCGGCCTCGGTGCGCCTGACCTCGCTCAACCGGCGCACCACGCCGATGGTGGCCGGCGAGGTGGTCTACGTCTCCGCCGACGCGGTCCAGGACGAGACGCGCGGCCACACGCCGCTTTCGACCGCCGACGTCTATGTCGTGCGCGTCCGGCTCGACGCCGTCGAGGCGGCGGCGATCGAGGGGTTCAGCCCGACGCCCGGCATGCCGGCGGAAGTGTTCATCAAGACGGCCGAGCGGACGTTCTTCGAATATCTGATGCGGCCGATCCACGACAGCCTGCAGCGTGCGTTCCGGGAGTCCTGA